The bacterium genome contains a region encoding:
- a CDS encoding sigma-54-dependent Fis family transcriptional regulator, translating to MNKLSDTLSDLQQTLDDEFKELSKRLGELNNVVGSNNSAQAEKLLNELFKLYIEKHRAINIQVSRLAADVKKMENQFNQIQTEKEQFKALYNSGMMFSTESELQGLIEFAMDQITYHLRAERGFLILINTDGEREYFVSKNFEGQNIDDPAQEVSTSVIKKTQELLQPVKVDDDQLTESLAEKGSFMRLGLRSVLSVPIIYRRLLLGVIYLDRKEDAKGFSENDLAFVMAFSKQIAYRVNELKEIIAKEAEMEKRDHNRMQELRDRYNFKEIIGKSEKLVKVLEVAAKVAPSEATVMILGESGVGKELIARAIHFNSDRFDKKFVAINCGAIPPDLLESELFGYEPGAFTGAVKSKPGKFELAHRGTLFLDEVAELPINLQAKILRVVQTKELERLGSTEIKKIDIRIISATNKNLQQSIKEGKFREDLYYRLKVVEIDIPPLRERKEDISLLVHYFISKHSSGQAMMITDEALDVLENYRWDGNIRELENVIQRAIVLANGTTIQINDLPLEIIAKVESGYRIQQDMTLDAAETDFRKWYVIRILRKVNNNKTKAAELLGINRTHFFRMLNQLGITE from the coding sequence ATGAATAAACTATCTGACACACTTTCAGATCTGCAGCAAACATTAGACGATGAGTTCAAAGAATTATCCAAGAGATTGGGCGAGTTGAATAACGTTGTCGGAAGCAATAATTCTGCTCAAGCCGAAAAGTTGCTCAATGAGCTGTTTAAACTTTATATCGAAAAGCACAGGGCAATTAATATCCAAGTGTCGCGTTTGGCCGCTGATGTGAAAAAAATGGAGAACCAATTCAATCAGATTCAAACGGAGAAAGAGCAATTCAAGGCATTATACAATTCCGGTATGATGTTTTCTACGGAATCGGAATTGCAAGGCCTGATCGAATTCGCAATGGATCAGATTACCTACCATCTTCGGGCTGAACGAGGCTTTCTTATTTTAATTAACACGGACGGCGAACGTGAATATTTTGTAAGTAAAAACTTTGAAGGTCAGAACATCGATGATCCGGCGCAAGAAGTGAGTACGTCCGTTATTAAAAAAACCCAAGAACTCTTACAGCCTGTCAAAGTCGATGACGATCAGTTGACAGAAAGCCTCGCCGAAAAAGGAAGTTTTATGCGATTGGGTCTGCGTTCGGTGTTGTCCGTCCCAATCATTTACCGTCGATTATTGCTTGGCGTGATTTACCTCGATCGCAAAGAGGATGCGAAAGGGTTTTCTGAAAACGATCTGGCGTTTGTGATGGCGTTTTCTAAACAAATCGCTTACCGCGTGAATGAGCTAAAAGAAATCATCGCCAAAGAAGCAGAAATGGAAAAACGCGATCACAACCGGATGCAGGAATTACGCGACCGTTATAATTTTAAAGAAATTATCGGGAAAAGTGAAAAATTGGTGAAAGTGTTGGAAGTTGCCGCAAAAGTTGCTCCGTCTGAGGCAACGGTGATGATTCTTGGCGAAAGCGGTGTCGGAAAAGAATTGATTGCGCGCGCTATTCATTTTAACAGCGATCGGTTCGATAAAAAGTTTGTCGCGATTAATTGCGGCGCTATTCCGCCGGATCTATTAGAGTCCGAACTTTTTGGATATGAGCCCGGCGCGTTTACAGGCGCTGTTAAAAGTAAACCCGGTAAATTCGAACTCGCGCATCGCGGGACGTTGTTTCTGGATGAAGTAGCCGAATTGCCGATCAATTTGCAGGCGAAAATTTTGCGTGTCGTACAAACGAAAGAATTAGAAAGGCTCGGCAGTACTGAAATCAAAAAAATAGACATTCGTATTATTTCTGCGACGAATAAGAACCTTCAGCAATCGATCAAAGAAGGAAAATTCAGAGAAGATCTTTATTATCGTCTTAAAGTTGTTGAAATCGATATACCGCCTTTACGCGAGCGCAAAGAAGACATCAGTCTGCTGGTTCATTATTTTATTTCAAAACATTCCAGTGGCCAGGCGATGATGATTACCGACGAAGCGCTCGACGTACTTGAAAATTACCGGTGGGATGGTAATATTCGTGAATTGGAAAATGTTATTCAGCGCGCGATTGTCTTAGCCAACGGTACAACAATCCAGATCAACGATTTGCCGCTGGAAATTATTGCCAAAGTTGAAAGCGGTTATCGTATTCAACAGGACATGACATTGGATGCTGCAGAAACAGACTTTCGGAAATGGTACGTTATTCGCATTTTACGTAAAGTCAACAACAATAAAACCAAAGCCGCTGAATTGCTTGGGATTAATCGTACGCATTTTTTTCGTATGCTCAATCAACTCGGAATAACTGAATAG
- a CDS encoding MBL fold metallo-hydrolase, which yields MSETFKICVLASGSKGNCVYLKAGETECLIDAGLSCREIEKRLNTIGTNAAKIRHIFMTHEHVDHIQGLPVFTKKYTVEVHMNQSMYLHAGSMVSNKTRVHLFDDTFTVEQMLIEPFSISHDAIDPVGYCFHYQGKKASVLTDFGYATQLVKEKIKQSHVLIIESNHDERMLMEGSYPWPLKQRIAGRLGHLSNRQAAALIQESIHPELKHVILAHLSEENNRPSVAIETLYQHLMASAVMFSHVDIGLAHQHRVGDIVILN from the coding sequence ATGTCTGAAACATTTAAAATATGCGTTCTGGCCAGCGGCAGCAAAGGGAATTGTGTCTATCTCAAAGCCGGCGAAACGGAATGCCTGATTGACGCGGGACTTTCGTGCAGGGAAATTGAAAAACGATTGAATACCATCGGGACAAACGCTGCAAAAATCCGTCATATTTTTATGACGCACGAACATGTCGATCATATTCAAGGACTTCCGGTGTTTACGAAAAAATATACCGTAGAAGTACATATGAATCAAAGCATGTATCTGCATGCCGGTTCGATGGTATCAAATAAAACCCGCGTTCATCTTTTTGACGATACATTTACCGTCGAACAAATGTTGATTGAACCTTTTTCCATTTCTCACGACGCTATCGATCCGGTCGGCTATTGTTTTCATTATCAAGGCAAAAAAGCAAGTGTGTTGACGGATTTCGGTTATGCGACGCAATTAGTCAAAGAAAAAATTAAACAAAGTCACGTATTGATTATAGAATCGAATCATGATGAACGCATGTTGATGGAAGGAAGTTATCCCTGGCCTTTGAAGCAGCGTATTGCGGGGCGATTGGGCCATTTGTCCAACCGACAGGCGGCGGCCCTGATTCAAGAATCGATCCATCCCGAATTGAAACACGTCATTCTGGCGCATTTGAGCGAAGAAAATAACCGTCCATCGGTTGCTATTGAAACTTTGTATCAACATTTGATGGCTAGTGCCGTAATGTTTTCACACGTGGATATCGGTTTGGCGCATCAGCATCGAGTTGGCGATATTGTTATTCTAAACTAA
- the pyrE gene encoding orotate phosphoribosyltransferase, with product MHSEEVLNIFRKTGALLEGHFILTSGAHSPNYFQCAKVLQYPNYAQILCGEIGLHFAAHKIQAVVAPAVGGIIVGHEVARTLNARCIFAERENGVMQLRRGFEIHRDDNVLVVEDVVTTGGSVKEVVQLCRDRDANVIGVGYIVDRSNGTVEFGVPQFSLLAMDVKKYDPSDCPLCREGKVPAIKPGSRSLKS from the coding sequence GTGCATTCGGAAGAAGTCTTAAACATATTCAGAAAGACCGGCGCGCTGCTTGAAGGACATTTTATTTTGACGTCCGGAGCGCATAGTCCTAATTATTTTCAATGCGCCAAAGTACTGCAATATCCCAATTATGCTCAGATTTTATGCGGCGAGATTGGGCTGCACTTTGCGGCGCACAAAATTCAGGCGGTTGTAGCGCCGGCCGTCGGCGGTATCATTGTAGGCCACGAAGTGGCCAGGACTTTGAATGCGCGGTGCATTTTTGCCGAAAGGGAAAACGGCGTCATGCAATTGCGGCGGGGATTTGAAATTCATCGTGACGACAATGTGCTCGTAGTCGAAGACGTTGTGACGACGGGCGGATCGGTGAAAGAAGTTGTCCAGCTTTGCCGCGATCGCGACGCGAATGTTATCGGCGTGGGCTACATTGTTGATCGAAGCAACGGAACTGTTGAGTTTGGCGTTCCTCAATTTTCATTGCTGGCCATGGACGTTAAAAAATACGACCCTTCTGATTGCCCATTATGTCGCGAGGGCAAGGTTCCTGCTATTAAGCCCGGAAGTCGTTCTCTCAAATCCTGA
- a CDS encoding valine--tRNA ligase: protein MSDSKKTETEIPKAYDPKTVEDKWYAYWMKHKLFRSQVNTHKKPFTIVIPPPNVTGALHIGHAYNNTIQDIYIRFKRMQGYEALWTPGTDHAGITTQTVVERQLAKEGKDRKKIGREAFVAEVWKHKITYRDRIIGQLQKMGCSCDWDREWFTMDDHLSHAVQEVFIHFYEKGWIYKGNYIVNWCPFSQSAISDEEVDYKEINGKLWHFKYPVKDSAEFLTVATTRPETMLGDTGVAVHPDDERYMHLIGKKIILPIVGREIPIFADTYVDKDFGSGAVKVTPSHDPNDFQMGKRHSLEFINIMNPDASLNHNVPAAFQGMERFAARKKVVEEMDRLGFLAKIEDHVNRVGYSQRGNVPIEPLVSEQWFLKMEVLAKAALDKVLKGDIKFHPEKWVRTYEHWMTNIRDWCISRQLWWGHRIPAYYATDGNSTVAHNKEEAYQKLKTKNETLKIEDIRQDEDVLDTWFSSWLVPFSSFGWPDKTDDLKYYYPTNLLVTGPDIIFFWVARMIMAGLEFTGEAPFHQVYFNGIVRDEHGRKMSKSLGDGIDPIDVIEKYSADALRFTLVDLSAEGQDIHLAERQFELGRNFSNKVWNAFRFLAMQAQTLSDTEPAKPDISRIHELADQWILSRYHKAVNGITEGLEKYKLHDAMNSVYQFFWSDFCDWYLELIKDRLYNGDENTKRQTLSTALYVMEGIVKLMHPIVPFLTEEIWQRLKPRNDGESVMCQSWEYTDQAFYNDTAEKDMEVVKNLIVSIRNIRSEMNVPPAKKTDAIMISSDAETVKLLQNHAGYFKNLARVEALTVETKPVKPKLCASAVVSGVELFIPLEGIIDVAVEKSRLQKEITRLEGQVQSIIQKLSNNDFIAKAPPQVIEKENAKRDNFNQSIEKLQANLKQLNALG from the coding sequence ATGAGCGACTCTAAAAAAACGGAAACCGAAATTCCCAAAGCCTACGATCCTAAAACTGTGGAAGACAAATGGTATGCGTATTGGATGAAGCATAAATTGTTTCGTTCACAAGTTAATACCCATAAAAAGCCATTTACTATCGTCATTCCGCCTCCGAATGTGACCGGTGCGTTACACATTGGACACGCCTATAATAACACCATCCAGGATATCTACATTCGTTTTAAACGCATGCAGGGTTACGAGGCTTTGTGGACACCCGGGACCGATCACGCGGGAATCACCACGCAAACAGTTGTTGAAAGACAATTGGCCAAAGAAGGCAAGGATCGGAAAAAAATTGGCCGTGAAGCTTTCGTCGCTGAGGTGTGGAAACATAAAATTACCTATCGCGACCGAATTATCGGGCAATTGCAAAAAATGGGTTGTTCATGCGATTGGGATCGCGAGTGGTTCACGATGGATGACCATCTTTCGCACGCGGTTCAGGAAGTTTTCATTCATTTCTATGAAAAAGGATGGATCTATAAAGGCAATTATATTGTCAACTGGTGCCCGTTTTCTCAATCGGCTATTTCCGATGAAGAAGTCGACTATAAAGAAATCAACGGGAAACTTTGGCATTTTAAATATCCGGTCAAAGATTCGGCTGAGTTTCTCACCGTTGCAACAACCCGGCCTGAGACCATGCTCGGCGATACCGGCGTGGCGGTGCATCCGGACGATGAGCGTTACATGCATCTGATAGGAAAAAAAATTATTTTGCCGATTGTTGGCCGTGAAATCCCGATTTTCGCAGACACGTATGTTGATAAAGATTTTGGAAGTGGCGCCGTCAAAGTTACTCCATCTCATGATCCGAATGATTTTCAAATGGGCAAACGCCATAGCTTGGAATTCATCAACATCATGAATCCCGATGCATCGCTGAATCACAATGTCCCGGCAGCATTTCAGGGTATGGAACGCTTTGCGGCGCGAAAAAAAGTTGTCGAAGAAATGGATCGCCTTGGTTTCTTAGCAAAAATAGAAGACCATGTCAACCGTGTCGGTTATTCGCAGCGCGGTAATGTCCCGATCGAGCCTTTAGTGTCTGAGCAATGGTTTTTGAAAATGGAAGTACTGGCTAAAGCTGCTCTCGATAAGGTTTTGAAAGGTGATATAAAATTTCATCCTGAAAAATGGGTTCGAACCTACGAACATTGGATGACGAACATTCGGGATTGGTGTATTTCACGCCAATTATGGTGGGGACACAGAATTCCGGCGTACTATGCAACGGATGGAAATAGTACGGTTGCTCATAATAAAGAAGAAGCCTACCAAAAATTAAAAACTAAAAATGAGACATTAAAAATTGAAGATATACGTCAGGACGAAGATGTGTTGGATACGTGGTTTTCTTCATGGCTGGTTCCTTTTTCTTCATTTGGTTGGCCGGATAAAACCGATGATTTAAAATATTATTATCCCACGAACCTTCTTGTTACCGGACCCGATATCATTTTCTTCTGGGTCGCGCGGATGATTATGGCCGGGTTGGAGTTCACCGGCGAGGCGCCGTTTCATCAAGTGTATTTTAATGGAATTGTTCGCGACGAACACGGCCGTAAAATGAGTAAATCGCTCGGCGACGGTATCGATCCGATCGACGTGATCGAGAAATATTCGGCCGATGCATTGCGGTTTACACTCGTCGATCTGAGTGCAGAAGGCCAGGATATTCATCTGGCCGAGCGGCAATTTGAACTTGGCCGAAATTTTTCCAATAAAGTCTGGAACGCTTTCCGGTTTTTGGCGATGCAAGCGCAAACACTATCCGATACGGAACCCGCTAAACCGGATATTTCACGTATTCACGAATTGGCCGATCAGTGGATCCTCAGCCGTTATCATAAAGCGGTGAACGGAATTACAGAAGGCCTTGAAAAATACAAACTTCATGACGCGATGAATTCCGTATATCAATTTTTCTGGTCGGATTTTTGCGATTGGTACCTTGAATTGATCAAAGACCGTTTGTATAACGGCGACGAAAATACAAAAAGACAAACGTTGTCGACGGCGTTGTATGTAATGGAAGGTATTGTCAAACTCATGCATCCGATAGTTCCTTTTCTAACCGAAGAAATCTGGCAACGTTTGAAACCCCGCAATGATGGCGAAAGTGTCATGTGTCAATCGTGGGAATATACCGATCAGGCATTTTACAATGACACAGCAGAAAAAGATATGGAAGTAGTCAAAAATTTGATCGTGTCCATTCGCAATATACGTTCCGAAATGAATGTTCCACCGGCTAAAAAAACCGACGCCATTATGATATCTTCCGATGCGGAAACGGTCAAGCTTTTGCAAAATCACGCCGGTTATTTTAAGAATTTAGCGCGTGTCGAAGCGTTGACCGTCGAAACCAAGCCGGTCAAACCTAAATTATGTGCGAGCGCTGTGGTATCCGGTGTGGAATTGTTCATTCCGCTCGAAGGAATTATTGATGTTGCTGTAGAGAAATCGCGGCTCCAAAAAGAGATAACTCGGCTTGAAGGACAAGTGCAAAGTATTATACAAAAACTCTCAAACAATGATTTTATCGCAAAAGCCCCTCCGCAAGTGATTGAAAAAGAAAATGCCAAACGCGATAACTTCAATCAATCCATTGAGAAATTGCAAGCTAACCTGAAGCAATTGAATGCATTGGGATAA
- the rocF gene encoding arginase: MSVIRIIGVPLDLGAGRRGTDMGPSALRIAGLAERLNELGYTIKDKGDIVTKAPEILKVGDEKLKYLNEIVKGVTALSEIVEKTLDDHEVPLVLGGDHSIAIGTVAGVSSHFRKRHKKIGIIWVDAHGDMNTPETSPSGNIHGMPLAVSLGVGHSKLTAVGGDFAKVDPANTVLVGIRTLDKGEIENIRKMGVTIFTMRDIDQQGIHRIMEKAIDIASRHTEGVHVSFDADSLDPSLAPGVGTPVNGGLTYREAHYVMETLCESKKALSLEYVETNPILDVRNATAKVGVELIASFFGKSII; encoded by the coding sequence ATGTCGGTTATCAGAATTATTGGTGTTCCGCTTGATTTGGGCGCGGGCCGCCGTGGTACGGATATGGGACCATCGGCGCTTCGTATAGCTGGTCTGGCGGAGCGTCTAAATGAATTGGGTTATACCATCAAAGATAAAGGCGACATTGTTACTAAAGCGCCTGAGATTCTTAAAGTTGGTGATGAGAAACTTAAATACTTGAATGAAATTGTCAAAGGCGTAACTGCACTTTCTGAAATCGTTGAAAAGACCCTCGATGATCATGAGGTTCCACTGGTACTCGGCGGAGATCATTCAATCGCTATCGGTACGGTGGCAGGCGTGTCTTCTCATTTCCGTAAACGCCACAAGAAAATCGGAATTATCTGGGTAGACGCCCACGGGGATATGAATACGCCTGAAACGTCTCCCTCCGGAAATATTCACGGGATGCCTCTGGCCGTTTCGCTCGGCGTGGGGCATTCGAAATTAACCGCTGTCGGGGGCGATTTTGCCAAAGTTGATCCGGCCAATACGGTTCTTGTCGGGATCAGAACGTTGGATAAAGGCGAAATCGAAAATATCCGGAAAATGGGAGTCACGATTTTTACCATGCGGGATATTGACCAACAGGGAATCCACAGGATTATGGAAAAAGCTATCGACATTGCATCACGCCATACCGAAGGCGTACATGTCAGTTTCGATGCCGACAGTCTTGATCCTTCGCTCGCACCGGGCGTGGGTACTCCCGTCAACGGCGGACTGACCTACCGCGAAGCGCATTATGTCATGGAAACTTTATGTGAATCTAAAAAAGCGCTTTCACTGGAATACGTTGAAACCAATCCGATTCTCGATGTTCGTAACGCAACCGCCAAAGTCGGCGTCGAACTCATTGCTTCATTTTTCGGCAAAAGTATCATTTAG
- a CDS encoding homocysteine S-methyltransferase family protein, translating to MTIADRLSKKEIILLDGATGSELESRGVSVTLPLWSTIALLTNDGKKVLNDVHFEYAMAGADIITANTFRTNYRTLKKENMESQARSLTREAVEIAQRAVERADAEERVKIAGSIAPVEDCYHPEKVPADHELRDEHRRHIDYLYEAKVDCLLIETMNTLREALIATEYAVQTELPVLVSFITQRDGKLLSGEMLEESIRAVSFHRPTAILLNCSDVDTIQENLEAVQKNTDLPIGAYANILHPQKSVSNLSPGAYAEKVQQWLEKFKLTVIGGCCGTTPKHIERLNASIR from the coding sequence ATGACCATAGCCGACAGGCTTAGTAAAAAAGAAATTATTTTATTGGATGGCGCCACAGGTTCTGAACTGGAATCTCGTGGCGTTTCTGTTACATTGCCATTGTGGTCGACAATTGCGCTGCTTACGAATGATGGCAAGAAGGTTTTAAACGATGTTCATTTTGAATACGCGATGGCCGGCGCGGATATCATTACGGCCAACACGTTTCGGACCAATTACAGAACTTTAAAAAAAGAAAATATGGAATCGCAGGCTCGGAGCTTGACTCGTGAAGCTGTGGAAATCGCCCAACGAGCCGTTGAACGGGCCGATGCAGAAGAACGTGTAAAGATCGCCGGATCAATTGCGCCGGTCGAAGATTGCTACCATCCCGAAAAAGTTCCGGCTGATCATGAACTGCGTGATGAACACCGCCGGCACATTGATTATTTGTATGAAGCTAAAGTTGATTGTCTTTTGATTGAAACGATGAATACGTTGCGCGAAGCGTTGATTGCAACAGAGTATGCGGTACAAACGGAACTGCCGGTACTGGTAAGTTTCATAACTCAAAGGGATGGAAAATTATTGAGCGGCGAAATGCTTGAAGAATCGATTCGAGCCGTCAGTTTTCATCGGCCAACCGCTATTCTATTGAATTGTTCTGACGTCGACACCATTCAAGAAAATTTAGAGGCGGTACAAAAAAATACCGATCTTCCTATCGGAGCTTATGCCAATATTCTTCACCCTCAAAAATCAGTTTCAAACTTATCGCCCGGTGCCTATGCTGAAAAAGTTCAGCAGTGGCTGGAAAAATTTAAATTAACTGTCATCGGTGGTTGTTGTGGAACTACACCGAAACACATAGAGCGATTGAATGCATCAATTCGCTGA
- a CDS encoding capsule assembly Wzi family protein yields the protein MRFYLALVVFLVFRISSVSAQNLDDEKVKSFLKQPSVNIPLNHFVYEWIERLETKGVIPTSIEWRNKPYTRNAVLKLILTLDEKLKIHTDLLTRIEFDLFMKLKGEFYFELKQLAAEVPEVEVEKHLINFEDTADEPSYVIGDALFNQSFELTRYNGQEDSLNDNVSFTGVLGRARGIVKNSVAFYSEFTSTLIQGSDRKYSFGELEQSGGNINFNPASKNVYSLEANAYAVIQPRWIRLQFGKDGLSLGPAKRGNLILSDNAPPFDNLRMDVTFERIKFTYIHGWLRSDRFVFNAAGDSSEKKYFVAHRLEFKVFPWLFIAGNESVIYGQRGVQVAYLNPITVYHITEQYLGDKDNNTISFDVTAFPFKNFKMYASLYLDDFSTSLNPFTYWKQTWAFQFGTYWVEPFQLHDLDFRFEYSRIEPFVYAHKWDLINYTHFGKGLGSFLQPNSDDYFFEFRYRPARRYNIAVNYELTRHGTGDIYRFGYEEGFVDLPPGKQKKHFLQGINERKNAFGLNIQVETFHNHYFFAIANHSHTANYQNTKGRTLTQNRLVVGYKLDY from the coding sequence ATGCGTTTTTATTTAGCATTAGTGGTTTTTTTAGTGTTTCGAATTTCTTCTGTTAGTGCCCAAAATCTTGATGATGAAAAAGTTAAATCATTCTTAAAACAACCTTCCGTAAATATTCCCCTCAACCATTTCGTTTATGAATGGATTGAACGCCTTGAAACCAAAGGGGTGATCCCCACTTCTATTGAGTGGCGCAACAAACCCTACACGCGCAATGCTGTTCTGAAATTGATTCTTACCTTAGATGAAAAATTAAAAATTCATACTGATTTGCTGACGCGAATAGAGTTTGATTTATTCATGAAATTAAAAGGCGAATTTTATTTCGAATTGAAACAGCTTGCTGCAGAAGTTCCGGAAGTCGAAGTCGAGAAACATTTGATTAATTTTGAAGATACGGCAGATGAGCCGAGTTATGTTATCGGTGATGCGCTCTTCAATCAATCTTTTGAACTGACACGCTATAACGGCCAAGAAGATTCTCTGAATGACAATGTCAGTTTTACCGGCGTACTAGGACGTGCACGGGGCATTGTTAAAAATTCCGTAGCTTTTTATTCGGAATTCACCAGTACATTAATTCAGGGATCGGACCGGAAATACAGTTTTGGCGAGCTTGAACAAAGCGGCGGGAATATTAATTTTAATCCGGCGTCTAAAAACGTTTATTCGCTCGAAGCCAATGCGTATGCCGTTATTCAACCGAGATGGATTCGTTTGCAATTTGGGAAGGACGGATTGAGCTTGGGACCGGCTAAACGCGGCAATTTGATTTTATCCGACAATGCGCCCCCGTTTGATAATCTCCGAATGGATGTGACATTTGAGAGAATTAAGTTTACCTATATTCACGGCTGGCTCCGTAGTGACCGGTTTGTTTTCAATGCAGCCGGTGACAGCAGCGAAAAGAAATACTTTGTGGCGCATCGGCTGGAATTTAAAGTTTTTCCATGGCTATTTATTGCCGGTAACGAAAGCGTGATTTATGGACAACGTGGAGTGCAGGTGGCTTACTTAAACCCTATAACGGTTTATCATATTACCGAACAATATCTTGGAGATAAGGATAATAATACAATTAGTTTTGATGTGACAGCTTTTCCATTTAAGAATTTTAAAATGTATGCGTCGCTTTATTTAGATGATTTTTCTACTTCTTTAAATCCCTTTACTTATTGGAAGCAGACTTGGGCATTTCAATTTGGCACGTATTGGGTCGAGCCGTTTCAATTACATGATCTGGACTTTCGTTTCGAATATTCCCGGATTGAGCCGTTTGTTTATGCGCACAAATGGGATCTCATTAACTACACTCATTTTGGGAAAGGCCTTGGTTCTTTTCTACAACCGAATTCAGACGATTATTTTTTTGAATTTCGGTACCGGCCGGCGCGCCGTTATAACATTGCTGTCAATTACGAGTTGACACGTCATGGGACGGGCGATATTTACCGGTTTGGTTATGAAGAGGGATTTGTTGATTTACCTCCAGGAAAACAAAAAAAGCATTTCTTACAAGGAATCAACGAACGAAAAAATGCCTTTGGGTTGAATATACAGGTCGAAACTTTTCACAATCACTACTTTTTTGCAATTGCCAATCATTCGCACACGGCTAATTACCAGAATACCAAAGGTCGGACATTAACCCAAAACCGCCTCGTAGTCGGTTATAAGCTTGATTATTAG
- a CDS encoding DNA-3-methyladenine glycosylase: MPDRLLPRSFYHRPTLEVAPDLLGKIFVRRHRGIITSGRIVEVEAYTNTNDPASHAFRGRTKRNAIMFGEPGYAYVYFIYGMYYCVNVVTERDGVAGACLIRALEPVSGVDIMEKRRRAEHHYDLSNGPGKLCLALHIDRELNGADLLGNDLHIVDDGFTGFKIRRSPRIGIRVGTDKRYRFFIHNNPYVSKSKFNITSSHVNK, encoded by the coding sequence ATGCCTGACCGCCTTTTACCGCGATCGTTCTATCACCGCCCCACGCTCGAAGTTGCTCCCGATTTATTAGGAAAGATTTTTGTTCGCCGCCATCGGGGAATAATAACGTCTGGACGAATCGTAGAAGTTGAAGCGTACACGAATACTAACGATCCGGCGTCCCATGCCTTTCGCGGCCGGACTAAACGTAATGCCATTATGTTTGGCGAACCGGGATATGCCTATGTGTACTTTATTTATGGCATGTACTACTGTGTGAATGTAGTCACGGAGCGTGACGGTGTTGCCGGAGCGTGCTTGATTCGTGCACTAGAACCGGTCAGTGGGGTTGATATAATGGAAAAGCGCCGGCGAGCGGAACACCATTATGATCTGAGCAACGGACCGGGCAAATTGTGTCTTGCGTTGCATATCGACCGTGAACTCAATGGCGCTGATTTGCTCGGAAACGATTTGCATATTGTTGATGATGGTTTTACAGGTTTCAAAATCCGGCGATCACCGCGCATTGGAATTCGGGTTGGTACGGATAAAAGATACCGTTTTTTTATTCATAATAATCCCTATGTATCGAAGAGCAAATTTAATATCACTTCAAGCCACGTCAACAAATAA
- a CDS encoding DUF1232 domain-containing protein — protein sequence MTNFEKLFQSRWISIFSIARHAEKFGRLYWRLLHDKRVPVYLKLLFFMSIFYIVSPLDFIPESVFLFFGIVDDIGLLIVILKLFLRLCPQDVVQEHAQAINS from the coding sequence ATGACCAATTTTGAAAAATTATTTCAGTCGCGATGGATTTCGATTTTCAGTATTGCACGTCATGCTGAAAAATTTGGACGACTGTATTGGAGACTTTTGCACGACAAGCGTGTGCCGGTCTATTTGAAGTTGTTGTTTTTTATGTCGATTTTTTATATTGTTTCGCCACTGGATTTCATACCCGAGTCAGTGTTCTTGTTTTTCGGCATTGTCGACGATATTGGTTTATTAATAGTAATACTTAAACTCTTTTTGCGGCTATGCCCGCAAGACGTAGTGCAGGAACATGCACAGGCGATTAACAGTTGA